The following are encoded in a window of Sminthopsis crassicaudata isolate SCR6 chromosome 5, ASM4859323v1, whole genome shotgun sequence genomic DNA:
- the NANOG gene encoding homeobox protein NANOG, with translation MTSCSHQCQSSQPDGDASCPYNTWISVPQPEPFTASSPYSFQIQSPEKLQPSAAISPATPTSVDMFVQDIPDSATSPTSNNLSSQNKPKIHQGKEDQTLVKKSKMRTVFSQAQLNVLNSRFLEQKYLSPQQIRNVAENLNLTYKQVKTWFQNQRMKSKRWQKDSMWSKNSNNMVQNAPTVGEYISFYSPFHQDYMVNPSGNLPVWSNQTWNNQFQNGGEGPYQHQVFQHSYPAGDLGAPFGNTISEVYPMKPQMTMSFSAPHTMEYLPSYSMNMQLTHNKLEEDYDYQQAGDIVQTQFLDPSGVPIFQS, from the exons ATGACTTCGTGCTCGCACCAATGCCAGTCCTCCCAGCCCGATGGCGATGCCAGCTGCCCTTACAACACCTGGATCTCCGTGCCCCAGCCTGAGCCTTTTACGGCCTCAAGCCCTTACTCTTTCCAAATCCAAAGTCCGGAAAAGCTCCAGCCAAGCGCAG CAATTTCTCCTGCTACTCCGACATCTGTGGATATGTTTGTTCAAGATATTCCCGACTCTGCCACTAGCCCAACTTCAAATAACCTTTCCTCCCAGAACAAGCCCAAGATCCATCAGGGAAAAGAAGATCAGACCCTAGTCAAAAAATCTAAGATGAGGACGGTGTTCTCTCAGGCTCAACTGAATGTACTCAACAGTAGATTCCTGGAGCAAAAATACCTCAGCCCGCAGCAGATCAGAAATGTGGCTGAGAATTTGAACCTTACTTATAAGcag gtCAAGACTTGGTTTCAAAATCAGAGAATGAAGTCAAAGAGATGGCAGAAAGACTCCATGTGGTCCAAGAACAGCAACAATATGGTTCAG AATGCACCAACTGTTGGGGAATACATAAGCTTCTACTCTCCATTTCACCAGGACTATATGGTGAATCCTTCTGGAAATCTTCCAGTGTGGAGCAACCAGACTTGGAATAACCAGTTTCAGAATGGTGGAGAGGGCCCCTATCAGCACCAGGTGTTTCAGCACTCCTACCCTGCCGGCGACTTGGGGGCTCCCTTTGGAAATACTATTAGTGAGGTCTACCCCATGAAACCACAGATGACTATGAGTTTTAGCGCTCCCCACACCATGGAATACCTCCCAAGCTACTCCATGAACATGCAGCTGACCCACAACAAGTTAGAGGAGGACTATGATTATCAGCAAGCCGGTGATATTGTTCAAACACAATTCTTAGATCCCAGTGGAGTACCTATATTCCAGTCATAA